A single Triticum dicoccoides isolate Atlit2015 ecotype Zavitan chromosome 2A, WEW_v2.0, whole genome shotgun sequence DNA region contains:
- the LOC119357835 gene encoding uncharacterized protein LOC119357835, which yields MGDFVVRRLFSAPVGDALTAWKNERGCRLQPLVKLVRTKERGRKEETLREEQIHPRRSKTTRRLTLVSDSSPLPVILSPLPSGCAVPFQAQLPATSPSPSPSLHPELRPTHHVKQVQIRHGSRSHAPADQSGAQVHDVWLYSSTLVATILLPPLPWFSSSSRQDMKPWLFKVIPGPTDKPRIAVDYKVYPCNACFLESEARCKQTAVFN from the exons ATGG GCGATTTTGTGGTGCGGCGCCTGtttagcgcgcctgttggagatgctctaacagcgTGGAAAAACGAGCGGGGGTGTCGCTTGCAGCCTCTGGTAAAACTCGTTCGCACAAAGGAGAGAGGCCGAAAAGAGGAGACGCTGAGAGAGGAACAGATACATCCTCGTCGCAGCAAGACCACACGACGGCTCACCCTCGTCAGCGACAGCTCCCCTCTCCCTGTAATCCTTAGCCCCTTGCCATCTGGGTGCGCCGTCCCCTTCCAGGCACAGCTGCCGGCGACCTctccttcaccatcaccatctctccACCCTGAGCTCCGACCTACCCACCATGTCAAGCAGGTCCAGATCCGCCACGGCTCCCGCAGCCACGCGCCGGCAGACCAATCGG GTGCGCAGGTGCACGACGTGTGGTTATACTCTTCCACTCTCGTGGCCACcattctgcttcctcccctcccctgGTTCAGCAGCAGCAGTAG GCAGGACATGAAGCCGTGGCTCTTCAAGGTCATCCCTGGCCCCACCGACAAACCCAGGATTGCCGTGGACTACAAGGTGTACCCGTGCAATGCTTGTTTCCTTGAATCAGAAGCTCGATGCAAGCAAACTGCAGTGTTTAACTGA